In one Niveibacterium umoris genomic region, the following are encoded:
- a CDS encoding TIM-barrel domain-containing protein: MPPHLDLRLAGAQVRVRALAPNIACVSVEPDGLSLAPSLCVLPQPAFDGPTDFAVQADREQLAFGPRGEGVCLTDSARHWSASEEGLWVTQTFRADPAHALYGLGQYPGGAWDWRNREVLLAQSNQGIAVPFLVSTAGYGILWDSMALTRFSSRGDTFTFETDCANGIRYYVIWGPDFNRIVAGFRQLTGAAPLFPRWAYGFWQSKERYVDRAELLDTARRFRELGFPIDALIQDWKYWGDKPWSSMEWDDKVFPDPEGMIRELHDVHHLRLMTTLWPVVGEGCALFDELKAAGELFEYPHWAQGHIYDAFSERGRAIYWKHVQRGLIDKGVDALWMDGTEPEFVSTHDPMDGVRACYAQRDTALGSWRRVLNGYSMFTARGVYEGQRTLNNGKRVFTLSRSGFAGQQRYAAASWSGDIAATWNVLREQVAAGLNFAAAGMPYWTTDIGGFFTTGLGARFPDGNRDPAYRELYVRWFQYGAFCSLFRSHGTNTAREPWHFGEAGSWAYDALLAAAQLRYRLLPYIYSLAWDVTSQGGTPMRPLAMDFRDDAATYAIADQFMFGPAILVCPVLAPMFHEPRREAEIVAADFLRAPEGGHGLIWRGYADEASDDAVFAKPVGELNGSWAGGPPPGLPFAGYRLRWDAELTVPDSGDYEFLLYGNDGRRMWFDDEPVIDAWQAQGMQTTTLRRTLAAGTKIRLRVEHLHRHGAAQMSLSWRRPGHAPKSELVPAERRVYLPAGCDWYDFHSGARHPGGQTLTVPTPISHIPLFVRAGSVLPLGPVVTQSDAQRGAPIELVVYPGADAAFTLYEDDGDGYAYERGAYTTRAIRWSDATRTLSIHTPHQGMQGPSPTIGVRLAGRLHTETLPLDANGAGAATLR; encoded by the coding sequence GTGCCACCTCACCTTGATCTTCGCCTCGCCGGCGCGCAGGTGCGGGTGCGCGCCTTGGCCCCGAACATCGCATGCGTGAGCGTCGAGCCAGACGGGCTCTCACTCGCCCCCTCGCTGTGCGTGCTGCCCCAGCCAGCCTTCGACGGCCCTACCGATTTCGCCGTGCAGGCCGACCGAGAACAGCTCGCCTTCGGCCCGCGCGGCGAGGGGGTATGCCTCACCGACAGCGCCCGGCACTGGTCGGCGTCCGAAGAAGGCCTGTGGGTGACGCAGACCTTCCGTGCCGATCCGGCGCACGCGCTCTACGGCCTCGGCCAGTATCCGGGCGGCGCATGGGATTGGCGCAATCGCGAGGTGCTGCTGGCGCAGTCGAACCAGGGCATCGCGGTGCCGTTTCTCGTCTCGACCGCGGGCTACGGCATCCTGTGGGATTCGATGGCGCTGACGCGCTTTTCGAGCAGGGGCGATACCTTCACTTTCGAGACTGACTGCGCCAACGGCATCCGCTACTACGTGATTTGGGGGCCGGACTTCAACCGCATCGTCGCCGGCTTCCGCCAGCTCACCGGCGCCGCACCCTTGTTCCCGCGCTGGGCCTACGGCTTCTGGCAATCGAAGGAACGCTATGTCGACCGCGCCGAGTTGCTCGACACCGCACGCCGCTTCCGCGAGTTGGGGTTCCCGATCGACGCGCTGATCCAGGACTGGAAGTACTGGGGCGACAAGCCCTGGAGCAGCATGGAATGGGACGACAAGGTCTTCCCCGACCCCGAGGGCATGATCCGCGAGTTACACGACGTGCACCACCTGCGCCTGATGACGACGTTGTGGCCGGTGGTCGGCGAGGGCTGCGCGCTGTTCGACGAACTCAAAGCTGCCGGCGAGCTGTTCGAGTATCCGCACTGGGCCCAGGGCCACATCTATGACGCCTTCAGCGAGCGCGGCCGCGCAATCTACTGGAAGCATGTGCAGCGCGGGCTCATCGACAAGGGTGTCGACGCCTTGTGGATGGACGGCACCGAGCCGGAATTCGTCTCCACCCACGACCCGATGGACGGCGTGCGCGCCTGCTACGCGCAGCGCGACACCGCGTTGGGCAGCTGGCGCCGGGTGCTCAACGGCTACTCGATGTTCACCGCGCGCGGCGTCTATGAAGGCCAGCGCACACTGAACAACGGCAAACGGGTGTTCACGCTGTCGCGCTCCGGCTTTGCCGGGCAGCAGCGCTATGCGGCGGCGAGCTGGTCGGGCGACATCGCCGCGACCTGGAATGTGCTGCGCGAGCAGGTGGCGGCGGGGCTGAACTTCGCGGCAGCCGGCATGCCGTACTGGACCACCGACATCGGCGGCTTCTTCACCACCGGCCTGGGCGCGCGCTTCCCCGACGGCAATCGCGACCCGGCCTACCGCGAGCTCTATGTGCGCTGGTTCCAGTACGGCGCGTTCTGCTCGCTGTTCCGCTCGCACGGCACCAACACCGCCCGAGAACCCTGGCACTTCGGCGAAGCCGGCAGCTGGGCCTACGACGCGCTACTCGCCGCCGCGCAACTACGTTACAGGCTGCTGCCGTATATCTATTCGCTGGCATGGGACGTCACTTCGCAAGGGGGTACGCCGATGCGCCCGCTGGCGATGGACTTCCGCGACGACGCGGCCACCTACGCCATCGCCGACCAGTTCATGTTCGGCCCGGCGATCCTGGTCTGCCCGGTGCTCGCGCCGATGTTCCATGAGCCGCGCCGCGAAGCGGAGATCGTCGCGGCCGACTTCCTGCGCGCGCCCGAGGGCGGGCATGGCCTGATCTGGCGCGGCTATGCCGATGAAGCATCCGACGATGCCGTGTTCGCCAAGCCGGTCGGTGAACTCAACGGCAGCTGGGCCGGCGGCCCGCCGCCGGGCTTGCCCTTCGCCGGCTACCGCCTGCGTTGGGATGCCGAACTGACCGTACCCGACAGCGGCGACTACGAGTTCCTGCTCTACGGCAACGACGGCCGCCGCATGTGGTTCGACGACGAACCGGTGATCGACGCGTGGCAGGCGCAGGGCATGCAGACCACCACGCTCCGCCGGACGCTCGCCGCCGGCACGAAGATCCGCCTACGCGTCGAGCACCTGCACCGCCACGGCGCCGCGCAGATGAGCCTCTCGTGGCGCCGCCCCGGCCATGCGCCCAAATCCGAGCTGGTGCCGGCCGAGCGCCGCGTCTACCTGCCTGCCGGCTGCGACTGGTACGACTTCCACAGCGGCGCGCGCCACCCCGGTGGGCAAACGCTGACGGTGCCGACGCCGATCTCGCACATCCCGCTGTTCGTGCGCGCCGGCAGCGTCCTGCCTTTGGGGCCGGTCGTCACGCAGAGCGACGCGCAACGCGGCGCGCCGATCGAGCTGGTGGTCTATCCCGGCGCCGACGCCGCGTTCACGCTGTACGAAGACGATGGCGACGGCTACGCGTACGAGCGCGGCGCCTACACCACTCGCGCCATCCGTTGGTCTGACGCCACCCGCACGCTATCGATCCACACGCCGCACCAGGGCATGCAAGGCCCCTCGCCGACGATCGGGGTGCGGCTCGCGGGCCGGCTGCACACCGAAACGCTGCCGCTCGATGCCAACGGTGCGGGAGCCGCGACGCTGCGGTAA